One Papaver somniferum cultivar HN1 chromosome 10, ASM357369v1, whole genome shotgun sequence genomic window carries:
- the LOC113318861 gene encoding uncharacterized protein At3g17950-like — translation MLDPEIDLFPPTSPTISSVSSSDFDTESTGSFFHDKSTSLGTLMGVNIPSISARVSTPDSEGNNIRTTAINGGGRGKRKKLKNKKGLRRVVIVDSSENKGNRRWWQLCRDEETRPSSLADFLEVERRFGNGDEDDEFYGVTELEGIVHQHLNNNNQNQSSGNGRLLFADGRVLPPSTSAAASSQDVTVEGPPIVETLCRFPVLFSGICSGGGGGYASGNSGVGV, via the exons ATGTTAGATCCAGAGATAGACTTGTTTCCACCAACTTCTCCAACAATTTCATCAGTATCTTCCTCTGATTTCGACACTGAG TCTACAGGATCGTTTTTCCATGATAAAAGCACAAGTTTAGGAACGTTAATGGGAGTTAATATCCCATCAATTTCAGCAAGGGTTTCTACCCCTGATAGTGAAGGCAACAATATCAGGACTACCGCTATTAATGGTGGTGGTAGAGGGAAAAGGAAAAAGTTGAAGAATAAGAAAGGGTTAAGAAGAGTGGTGATTGTTGATTCATCAGAGAATAAAGGGAATAGAAGATGGTGGCAACTTTGTAGAGATGAAGAAACAAGACCATCATCTTTAGCTGATTTTCTTGAAGTTGAGAGAAGATTTGGAAACGGGGATGAGGATGACGAGTTTTATGGTGTTACAGAGCTTGAAGGTATAGTTCATCAACAtcttaataataataatcaaaatcAATCATCTGGAAATGGACGGTTGCTATTTGCTGATGGAAGGGTTCTCCCACCATCGACATCAGCAGCAGCATCATCTCAAGATGTGACAGTGGAGGGTCCACCAATTGTAGAGACTCTCTGTAGATTTCCTGTTTTATTTAGTGGGATTtgtagcggtggtggtggtggttatgcTTCTGGGAATAGTGGCGTCGGTGTGTAG